A window from Sus scrofa isolate TJ Tabasco breed Duroc chromosome 2, Sscrofa11.1, whole genome shotgun sequence encodes these proteins:
- the LOC102160833 gene encoding protein RoBo-1: MPLSAALKRLFITYVLTILVFGSVESYQCVSCSLHTCSADTQTTCGNSQSCFSHREELKISGELLQSVEEKGCASSSCVPLDFSASLGNNQTFGYKHQCCQDELCNKREFQLPQKSSHPNGIKCPACYSVDDISCEPDFLTCTGTETKCVNVIGISGPIFMIFAMGCATETACNLKNISILNNIKLHTYCVEGNGGPRVTSFMSSILTGFFLLKALL, translated from the exons ATGCCTCTATCTGCAGCCCTGAAGAGACTCTTCATCACCTATGTCCTCACCATATTGGTTTTTGGCTCTGTGG agAGTTACCAATGTGTAAGCTGTTCTCTTCATACATGTAGTGCCGACACACAGACAACTTGTGGAAACTCTCAAAGCTGCTTCAGCCACAGGGAAGAATTGAAGATATCAG GGGAGCTCTTACAATCTGTTGAGGAGAAAGGCTGTGCTTCAAGCTCATGTGTCCCACTGGACTTCTCAGCATCACTGGGGAATAACCAAACATTTGGATATAAGCATCAGTGCTGCCAAGATGAATTGTGTAACAAGAGGGAATTCCAAC tGCCTCAGAAGTCCTCTCATCCCAATGGCATTAAATGTCCTGCCTGCTACAGTGTGGATGACATTTCCTGTGAGCCAGATTTCCTCACCTGCACTGGCACAGAGACAAAATGTGTCAATGTTATTGGCATAA GTGGTCCTATATTTATGATTTTTGCCATGGGTTGTGCTACTGAAACTGCCTGCAACTTGAAGAATATAAGCATATTGAATAACATAAAACTCCATACATACTGTGTAGAAGGCAATGGGGGACCCCGGGTGACGTCCTTCATGTCATCAATCTTGACTGGTTTCTTTCTGCTCAAAGCTTTGCTTTGA